The nucleotide window TGCGGTGTTCTTTTTGGTAGCGCGGATTTTGCGGATTGCCCTTCCATTCGCCTTTGAGTTTCACATAAGGAACCTTGTTCATCAAGAACTCGGGCATCCCCGGCTCGGGAAAATCCGGATTCTCCAGCATGATGCGAAAACCGACGCGCTTGTTGTAGCGCTTGGCAAGATCGAACGTGATCTTCCAGCCCTCGGGGAAATCCAGTTTGCCGGGTTGCTTCTGCACATCGCGCCAATTCAGGCGGATGTAAATTTTTTGCGCAAAGGGAATTTTGATCAAATCCTCACAATATTTCTCGATTGCATCGCCTTGAGTGCGCGGCGGCCAATAATCGCCGGAGATGTACACCGTCAGCCCCATGCCGAAATTCGGCACAATATCTTTCGAAGGCGATGTGGTCATTACCACTTCGCTGCCGGGCAAAAATTCCTCCGGCGCATATTGTGGAAACGGTCCTTGATAGAGCCGATCTTTTACCGTCGGCCCGGAGCCAAAATCATATTTGTCCCAATTGTGTGAAGGAATGTGCGCGCTGGCTTTTTTCACGCCAATTCCGGCGGCCAACGCCGCCGCGCCGGTGGTTTGCAGGAAGGTTCGTCGTTTCATGAAATATCACCTCGTCATAATATTACTCTGGAAAAACCAGCGCGACCGCGAAGTTTTTTTCCAGCTTGATGCTTGGTTCGTTTGCAGTCTGGCAGACTGCGCTACGTTTCGCTTCCGAAATCTTCACTGCGCGGCAAATCTGTTGTAGATCGCATCGAGCAATGGCGTCCTCCCATCTTTCAAACAATCTCCCTGCAATGTCCAAACAATCAGTCCGGCAGCGCTTTTTTCCTTCACGTAATCCGCTTTGCGGGCAACTGACTCCTCGTCGTCGTACGAAACGAGAATTCTTTGCGATTCACTCACTAGGTAAGGCGCCTGCGCTTTGTCGTCCCACAGGCGTTTGAACAGATCGAGGCGTTCAGCGATGTGGGCGTAGGGTATGCCATCATCTGCCGGAAAGAGTTTGGTCTCTGCTCCGCCATGCTCGGCATAGATTTGCGTGCAATTGGCGTAGGCATGCCCGTAGAAAGCAACCCCCAGGTTGATTTTCTCCGCAGGGACTTGATGCTCGTTGTGATAAAGCTTGAAGGCGCCGTCCACACAGCGGGCGGAATCGCCTTGCGCCGGGCCGAAGAGCGCGGAGTTATGATTGCTGATCTTGCCCCAGGGTCCAAAGAGATCATACGTCATGATATTGAGACGATCCAAAATCGCGGTGATCTTCTGCACCTCGATATCGGGCAAATGGCCGGCCGCCGCGGGCAGGGAGGCTGAGAGCAGATAGTACTTGCCGGTTCTCTTGCCAAGCGCTTGCAGACTGTCTCTCACGGCTTGCAACAACAAAGTAAAATTCTGTTTGTCTTGCGGCGTGCCTTTGTGGCGAACGTAACCGGGAAATTCCCAATCGACATCGATGCCGTCAAAACCATATTCGGTAATCTGCTTGATACAGCTTTGCGCGAATTTGGCTCGCTTCCCAGGATCGGCAGCAACCTGCGGAAAATTATTCGAATTTTCCCAGCCGCCGATCGCGAGAACCATCTTGGCACCGTGACGATGCGCAAGGGCGACCATTGAATCATTCGGCTCGAGGCGACCGGAGAGAGAATCCGTTTTGCCTTTGAGAAGAAAGTCATCGGCTACCGGGTCCATCCCAACGATTTCACCACTTTCCAAGGGATAGAAAAACGCGTAGGTAACGATGGTCAACTTCTGATAGGGTATCAAGCGATGGTTCAGACGCTCGCGATTCTGTTGCCATTTCCATGAGGGGAAATAACCGTTGATCTCCTTTTGCTGTCCAATGAGCGGGGTCGAAAAAAGAAAGAGCGCAGGAATCAAAGTCCATTTCAGAAGTCTGACCATCGTCACCTCTCGTTAGCTGATCTCAACGTGCCAGCCATCGGCCTTTTATTCGGGAACCGCTTCGAGCAACAGATTCCGGCTGAATTGCACCGCAAGTTTTGCCGCCGGCCCGGTCACCATGCCGTAGTCTTTTTGATCGACATAATCCAGCACGCGGTAGCTGCGAGCTTCAAGACCGCGAAGCTCCACCTCACCATTCCATTCGTTCGCATAGAAGGCATAATACATCCTGCCATCTTTTTGAATCGCATGGGTCTCGGGTTTGTCAAAGCCGATGTCGTACAGGCTGCCGAGATAAGTGCCGGCAGGCAGCATTTTCGCGTGATACACTTCCGACCATTTCGCCCACACCGCCTCACGCTCGGGCGTCAGGTCGACTTTGGAATCCTTCTTGGCGCCCACCGGCCAGGTGAACTTCGTGCCGATGATGCCGCCGATGCCGACCGTGGTGCCAAAGTCATCGCGGCCATCGCTCAGCTCCACATGATCGCCATAATAGGCCGCGTTCGGTCCCATCAACGCTTTGAGCGTCTTGCCCTTCAAGCGAATCTGCCACGAGCTTTCGGGATCCGAAGACACCGATTGATTCATATAGGGCATGGTGAAAAACGAAAATGCCGTGCCGCACGGACAGATTTGCACGACGGCATTGGGATGAATGCTTATTGCGGTTTCATAGATCACCTTGAAAAACTCCGGCATCTTCTCGACCGACTCTTCGGGATAGGCGTGCTGATGCGCCGGATTGTAACACGGCGGCGCGCCGTTCAAGTGTTGCCCGTCGATCTTCAAACCTTCGAATCCCCAGGTCTGCATGAAAGTCTTGACGAGATTTTTGGTGTACTCCTGCACCGGCGGATAAGCGGGGCACAAATAGTAGGCATCCCACCAACTGATGTCCTGTCGCGAGCCGTCTTCATTCAGCAACAGATACTCGGGATGCTGCTTGATCAGATCCGTGCCCGGATCGACCGCCAATGGCGCCCACCACAGTTTTGATTTCAATCCTTGTGCGTTCATCTGCTTCACGAAGTTGATCATGTCGGCATCGCCGCGCGGGAATTTCTTCGGGTCGAGATACCAATCGCCTTCCGCGGTTTGCCAGCCGTCGTCGAGCGTTGCCCATTGATAACCGAGCTTCTTTGCCATCGGCAGCGTGTTCACGACTTGATCCATGGTGAACTTGCGCTCATAACCCCAGGCGCACCATTCCGGCTCATAGGTCGAGGCCGGCGGCTCGTGGAACGCAATGCCCTGCTTGATCATCAGCCGGCGATAATCCGCCAGGGTTTGAAAATAGTCACCGCGGTGAACGCTCACGAAAGTCGGCAGAGTGATGAGTGATTCTCCGGGCTTGAGCGTCTTCTTCATTTTGAATTGGACGCCCAACGACGCGGTGGTGGAGTCCATCATGCTCACCGGCAGCGACACCAGTTTCGGCACCATTTCGAGATGACCGACGCCGATGCCGACGTTGCGATTCCAAACATCAACCACCGGCGTGCCGCCGCCGTAGTCGGAGGCGTTCATGCCCATGAAGTTTTCTTGTGAGAAACCCGCTTTGAGCGGCAACACCCAGTCCGCCCGGGATTCATAGGATCCGCTTTGATAAGACCAGAAGCGCGGGTCGTCCGTCTCACGCGCGGAGATCGTGTAGTGACTGTTCGTCCAGCCGTCGATGGTTACTTCGGCATCGCCGGTGTTGGTGTAGGAAACCTGATACACCGCCATGCTCGGGAAATCATCATAAAGCGAAACGGCAATCTCTTTGCGCAGCGCCGCGTTGCTGCCGGTGAGGATATATTTTTTGCCTTTGCCAATGGCGTCATCGAGGTTTTCCTGCTGTTGGCCTTCGAAAGCAAAATCTTTCACCTCATTTCCAGAAATGACGACGAATTCGCTGGATGAAAAGTCTCCAACTTCGACGGCGCGACCCTCCAGTTTCGCCACGACTTTGCTGTGCAGCTTGTCATCAAACAAAATCTGGATGTTTTTGCCGTCCACGGTTGCTGATTTCTGCGTACTGCAGGCAGAAACCAAGATGGCGAGGACGAGCATGGCAGCCCTCAAGACAATATCTGTCGACTTCATCGCTTTTCGCATGTTTGTGCTCCGGTTAAAGGTGTCCGGTTATTTTCCGGATCGCAGATTTAGAATCTTCAGCGCATTGTCCCGATAAACTTTCTTCAAGATTTGATCACTGAGACCAAAGCCGTTCAGCGCCCAATGATAACCGAACTGGTTGGTTTCATAGAAATGCTCATCGGCGCTTTCGAGGATGCGAAACGTAATCCGGTACATCTCCCGGTCGAGGCCCATGTCGGTGCCATAGACCAGCCGGTCCTGATACTTTTCATAGAACCGGGCAACAAAACGCGGAATGGGCGCGGTCTCAGCGTAACGCGCCGAGTTGTCGGCATAAAGGTTGGGATATTTGTCGAGCAGCTCGCCCATTTTAGCAAGGTCGTAGGAGAGATTGGCGAAATGCACGGCAATGAACGTTGTTCGGGGATGGCGTTTGACGGCGCGTTCGAGAATATCGATCATGCCGGAATGGCCGACGATGTCCTTTTGATTGTCGAGGCGCCACTCCATCGCATTCATCAAACCGTCGTTGGTAGAGTCCATCGGTTGATACATCCAAATCGGATCAGCAACGTGAATGCTGATGGGAATCTTCAAGTCCGCGCACTTTTCGAGCAAAGGATCCATGCGCGGATCATCGAGGTGCATGCCCCAGGCTTTGGTCGGATGTTCATAGAAAAGGCCTTTTCCTTTGTCGCCCATTTCCCCGACGCCGGCCGCACCGACTTTCACGCAGCGTTCCAGCTCGGCCACCGCCGCCGGCCCAAATCCGGGTTTGTCGTAGCCGGTGTAATCGAAGCCGCACCAGACCGCAAAACGATCCGGATACTTCGAATAAAGCGCATAAATCGAATCGAACTTCGCGCCGCTGGCCGCGGTCAGGATCATGGTTTTCTCGACGCCGACCTCGTCCATGAATTTCACCCATTGCGCAATTTCTTCGGGACCTTCGGCATAGGCATGCGAATGCATGTCAATGACGGGGAATCTGGCTTTTGCTATGAGCGTGTTCGGGACTTTGTAAATCGATTGCGGACGGTAGTTCTTGAGCAGCAATTTATCGGGGGGAGTTTGCGCGGAGCTGTGCGCCGGCGCAAGAATCATCAAAATTGCCGCAATAAGACCTAGCGGTACCACTGATTTCAAGATTTGCATTTTCATTTTTCTCCGGGAAAGAGCAGGCAACTCAACCGAGTGCCATCGCGCTGACGGTTCTTCGTGAGGGCATGTCGATAGCAAGCTTCTTGCAGGCGATGGTGATGGGAGGAGGAGCCATAGAACTCCGTTCTTGTTTCAAGATTAGTGAGGTACGCATGCAACCACGTGCGGGCAGGTGAGCTGCAAATGCCGCCCGTTTATCTGATGACATAAAATTTCTTCGTCAGGAAATTGCGCCCATTCGTGATCCGCACCCAGTAAATTCCGGTCTGCAGGAATTCGCCATTCTGGTTTCGCAGATTCCATGCAAAGCGAAACGGCTGCGAAGAAGAATTGCTCGAAACCGTGAAAACGGTACGGCCCAGAACGTCATACACCGCGAGGGCATGCACGGAGGCGAGACTCGAGGTGAATTGCACGATGCGGTTCCCCGCTTCACCGCTGAGAAAGACCGGATTGGGATACACCTGCATCTCGGATGGAACAGCGGCTGCCAGGCCGTCGTCCCGCGCCACTGCCGTCGCTTGCGGAAACAGATCCTCGCGCCTGCCGCTGATTCTCACATCATCGATTCGCCCTTCAAAATCCGTTGTGCTGGGCGTCGAGGGATCGCTTCTGTACCATGAGCCGATGGCCAGCGGGTCGTCATTGGAAAGAAGCGGCTGATCGAAATTCAGGGTATCCACCGCTTGTGCCGGATTGTTCCACAAATAAACTTTATGCGCGTTGAAATCATAGAACGCCGCGATAAATGTCCACTGATTGACCGAAATCGTAAAGCTGGAAGTCACACGATGCGCGCGATCGTTGGCATCGCGGATGAGAAATTCCAGCTTCTTGCTTTCCGAGATGCGCAATGAGTAGTTGGTAGTCTTGGGTGTGGGAAGCTGATCGCCCTTGTTGACGATAAAATGGACTCTCTCGAAGAGGACGGGATAAATCCAGGCCGAGATGCCGATGCTCTCGTTGTCAAAATCAAGATCATCGCTGTCGTCGATCAGGAAAAAATCATGGACGTTGGCGCTGTCCAGCCACAG belongs to Cytophagia bacterium CHB2 and includes:
- a CDS encoding glycoside hydrolase family 18 protein; amino-acid sequence: MVRLLKWTLIPALFLFSTPLIGQQKEINGYFPSWKWQQNRERLNHRLIPYQKLTIVTYAFFYPLESGEIVGMDPVADDFLLKGKTDSLSGRLEPNDSMVALAHRHGAKMVLAIGGWENSNNFPQVAADPGKRAKFAQSCIKQITEYGFDGIDVDWEFPGYVRHKGTPQDKQNFTLLLQAVRDSLQALGKRTGKYYLLSASLPAAAGHLPDIEVQKITAILDRLNIMTYDLFGPWGKISNHNSALFGPAQGDSARCVDGAFKLYHNEHQVPAEKINLGVAFYGHAYANCTQIYAEHGGAETKLFPADDGIPYAHIAERLDLFKRLWDDKAQAPYLVSESQRILVSYDDEESVARKADYVKEKSAAGLIVWTLQGDCLKDGRTPLLDAIYNRFAAQ
- a CDS encoding alpha-galactosidase produces the protein MLVLAILVSACSTQKSATVDGKNIQILFDDKLHSKVVAKLEGRAVEVGDFSSSEFVVISGNEVKDFAFEGQQQENLDDAIGKGKKYILTGSNAALRKEIAVSLYDDFPSMAVYQVSYTNTGDAEVTIDGWTNSHYTISARETDDPRFWSYQSGSYESRADWVLPLKAGFSQENFMGMNASDYGGGTPVVDVWNRNVGIGVGHLEMVPKLVSLPVSMMDSTTASLGVQFKMKKTLKPGESLITLPTFVSVHRGDYFQTLADYRRLMIKQGIAFHEPPASTYEPEWCAWGYERKFTMDQVVNTLPMAKKLGYQWATLDDGWQTAEGDWYLDPKKFPRGDADMINFVKQMNAQGLKSKLWWAPLAVDPGTDLIKQHPEYLLLNEDGSRQDISWWDAYYLCPAYPPVQEYTKNLVKTFMQTWGFEGLKIDGQHLNGAPPCYNPAHQHAYPEESVEKMPEFFKVIYETAISIHPNAVVQICPCGTAFSFFTMPYMNQSVSSDPESSWQIRLKGKTLKALMGPNAAYYGDHVELSDGRDDFGTTVGIGGIIGTKFTWPVGAKKDSKVDLTPEREAVWAKWSEVYHAKMLPAGTYLGSLYDIGFDKPETHAIQKDGRMYYAFYANEWNGEVELRGLEARSYRVLDYVDQKDYGMVTGPAAKLAVQFSRNLLLEAVPE
- a CDS encoding T9SS type A sorting domain-containing protein, with translation MNLHFRVHQGLWWLLLFFSSTAISQSKGGRWQFENHGMDTAAWDALGDVGTLQNQASFSEVAPLQEGGAYLWLDSANVHDFFLIDDSDDLDFDNESIGISAWIYPVLFERVHFIVNKGDQLPTPKTTNYSLRISESKKLEFLIRDANDRAHRVTSSFTISVNQWTFIAAFYDFNAHKVYLWNNPAQAVDTLNFDQPLLSNDDPLAIGSWYRSDPSTPSTTDFEGRIDDVRISGRREDLFPQATAVARDDGLAAAVPSEMQVYPNPVFLSGEAGNRIVQFTSSLASVHALAVYDVLGRTVFTVSSNSSSQPFRFAWNLRNQNGEFLQTGIYWVRITNGRNFLTKKFYVIR
- a CDS encoding amidohydrolase codes for the protein MKMQILKSVVPLGLIAAILMILAPAHSSAQTPPDKLLLKNYRPQSIYKVPNTLIAKARFPVIDMHSHAYAEGPEEIAQWVKFMDEVGVEKTMILTAASGAKFDSIYALYSKYPDRFAVWCGFDYTGYDKPGFGPAAVAELERCVKVGAAGVGEMGDKGKGLFYEHPTKAWGMHLDDPRMDPLLEKCADLKIPISIHVADPIWMYQPMDSTNDGLMNAMEWRLDNQKDIVGHSGMIDILERAVKRHPRTTFIAVHFANLSYDLAKMGELLDKYPNLYADNSARYAETAPIPRFVARFYEKYQDRLVYGTDMGLDREMYRITFRILESADEHFYETNQFGYHWALNGFGLSDQILKKVYRDNALKILNLRSGK